The window TGATTTCATTGTAAACCATGACACTAATGTTAGAGTCAAGTCTTATTTTAACCTTTCCGCTGCTATCCGTTATTGTTTGCACAATTGTCACTTTGATAAGCTTTACAACTTTCGACGAATTTGGGTATACTAAACTTAAACATACGAATGTCGGACGTTGGGGGGTAACCACATGAGCGATCCTAAACACCCTGAGCTTCACGTGTACGAAGAACCGCGTAATGATTTCATGGATGTAGGCATTGGCTTTGGCGCTTTCTTTGGCTTTTTGTTTCTAATTGCAGCCATTGCAACCGTGATTCAAGTTATGAAATAGGAATGTCCAAGCTGGCCTGGAAGAGAACCGCTTTGCACGCCGTGTGAAGCGGTTTTTCATACCGTTTGTTATTAGGAAAAACTTATATTTTATTAGATGGTCAAAAAAGCTGTGCAGATGAACTCATCTGCACAGCTTTTTATTATTTCCCACGCTTGTTCGTACCTGTTACCACAACCACATCGACAAAAGGTCGAATTCGGTCCATAATCCGCTGTCCCTTGTACTCCTCGTCACCATCTTTATTCGTGAAGCTAAAATGCTTCTCCAAATCAGAAAGTGCATAATTGGATGTGAAAAAGGTCGGCATACGATTCATGCGATGATTCACGATAGCGCCAATGACATGATCTCGCAGCCACGGATTCAAATTCTCCGCGCCAATATCATCGAAAACTAATAGATCCGTTTCCTTCAGTAGATCAATCGTTTCCTTCAGCTTGTAGGGCTCCTGGAACATCCCCTTCAAGTCCTCGGCAAAATCCGGCATATAGACGATTGCACCTGTCATACCGACTTTGGCCAGCTGGTGCAACATATAGCCCATCAGGAACGTCTTCCCCGTTCCAAATGATCCGGATAAGTAGAGTCCTCTTGTCTGAAGCCCCTCTTCCATTGTCAGGCTGACATAGTCGTTAATTTGCATAACGGCTTTTGCCCGATCCAGATCCGTTTCAAGGATGTCTTCAAAAGAGTAGCTGCGCGAAATCATCCGCGGATCCACATGAAAGGTGCGGATTCGGCTGCTTATGGCATCCTGCAGCTGCTTCGCGTTGAA is drawn from Paenibacillus sp. V4I7 and contains these coding sequences:
- a CDS encoding YqzM family protein, translating into MSDPKHPELHVYEEPRNDFMDVGIGFGAFFGFLFLIAAIATVIQVMK
- the dnaI gene encoding primosomal protein DnaI encodes the protein MDSLSHLLKSMPQSEWRRKAEAKIKVVMDDALVHKFRQKYPFVDDYTIKINMNKLYQYVTEFKNCSNCPGLENCPNDMTGHYTMLTADSVNEKSFVHEEKVACKKFNAKQLQDAISSRIRTFHVDPRMISRSYSFEDILETDLDRAKAVMQINDYVSLTMEEGLQTRGLYLSGSFGTGKTFLMGYMLHQLAKVGMTGAIVYMPDFAEDLKGMFQEPYKLKETIDLLKETDLLVFDDIGAENLNPWLRDHVIGAIVNHRMNRMPTFFTSNYALSDLEKHFSFTNKDGDEEYKGQRIMDRIRPFVDVVVVTGTNKRGK